From Chryseotalea sp. WA131a:
TGTGTTTCCCTTGTTCAATTTTGCACAAAGTAAAAATGAGAGAGTAACCAATTTATCGGGCCAGTGGGTAAGTGAAAATGTACACTCTATTAAACTGAATACAGACGAATTGAAAGACCTGGAATTTCTTAAGAATGAAGTTGGGAATAAGCGAATTGTAGCTATCGGTGAGCAGACCCACAATGATGGAGCTACTTTTCAATTGAGAGGTAAGATGATTGAATATTTGATTGAGGAGATGGGTTTTGAAGTTATTCTTTTTGAGGCTGGCATGTTCGATCTGCATTATGCCAATGAATCTGTGAAGCGATCTATGCAAATAGATAGCCTACGTAATGGAATTTTATGGTTTTGGAAAAATGCCAATCAGCATGATCATTTGTTTGCCTATTTACAGCAACAGCTTCAAAAGGGAAAAGAGTTGGAATTTGGAGGATTCGATTGTAAACTCACCTCTTCTTATGGAAGAAAAAATGGTCATTATGCCAATATGTTGAAAGCGTTGGTTAAAACATTGGATAGTCAGTTTTTCTCCTCCGCTGATTTTGTTTCCTACCTCCATGTCTGGGATAGAATAGACGCGGACATGAAAAAGGGAGGCCTAGGCTCGTTCTCATTTAAAATGAATGCACGTGAGCAAGCAGACTTTTTAAAGCAAAGTCAATTCATTCAGCAATGGCTTTTTAACAAAGGCCAATTAGAATGGGCGCAAATGGTAAATACTATAGATAAAGGCATAGTACTTTATGCTGATTTTAGTATTGGAAAAGCGTTGTTCAATAAAGAATGGTTATTAAATCTAAACAACGGGCGCGATAGTTTGATGGCGGAAAACTTACAGTACCAACTGGCCACGAAATACGCCAATAAAAAAGTGATTTTGTTTGGTGCTACGTATCATTTCGCAAGAAACATTCAAACCATAACACCTTCAAAAGTACGAGGTTTACGACTTGATAAATCTGTGACCACAGGCGGTATTTTACATCCGATGTTTCATAACGAAATTTACACCATTGGTTTCACTGCTCATGAAGGCACTTATGGATACGTTAAAAAAGGAGGAAAGGGAAAATCTGTAAAAAAGGCATCATCGAAAAGCTTGTCTTATCAACTCGTCAACCAAAAATACGATGCCGCTTTTGTGCCACTAAAAAACATTAGTGCCGACAGTCAGTATTGGTCTAATGGAGCAATCATTCGGTTTCTGGATTATAAAACTGATACCGCAGCACCCGATTGGAGTGCTGTAATGGATGCGGTAGTTTATATAAAAACCATGACGCCTATTACGTATTAAAGAGTTCAACATCAAAAAAAACAAAAATGCAAAACGATCCTTTTATACTACAATCCTATCGCAAAACACTAAATCCGCTTTATCATTCATCGTATAATGGGCAGCGGAGTATGTTATTGAAATAGCACTTGCTGAGAAAAATTACTAATAATCCCATTATGAAAGCCCTAGTAACCATTACAATCATATTTTTTTCGAACTTAGTCCATGCGCAAAACATAAACTCGAACCAAAAGGAAAAAACGCCTGAACAACTTTCAGAAGTAATTTTTGATCATATCGAATTTAACAAAGATGATGTTACTTCATGGGTTTTTGACATAGTAGATACTGATAGTTTAAAGTTGGTTAAACTCAGCAATGCAGTTACATTTTTAGGACTGACACCCAACGGCCCCGTACGTTTTGAAAAAGATGCTTCCCTTCAATACCCCGATGCCTTTGTACTTGAAACCGCTGAAATAGCTAATTACAATCAAGAAGGTTTGGCTGCCAGAATAACATCGTTGAGGAAATCGTTAAAGAAATTAAATGTGATATTAGGGCGAGTTGGCTACAGTAAAAAAAAGGAAACAAATGCTAAAGTGAGTGGTCAATTAATTAAAAAGGAAAAACCAATAGGAGACAACTTACTACTTAGTGGAATCATCAAACACGGTGGCTCACCATTACCCTATTCAACTATTGGCATTCGAAAGACAACTTTGGGTACTGTTAGCGATGCAGAAGGCAAATTCAAACTAAACATTCCCAAAGCCTTGTTTAATGAAATCTTAACAGTTTCATACGTAGGTTATGAGGATAAAAATATAAGTATTTTAGACATCGACAATGCCACTGAATTGATAGTAGAATTGAATGAAAATATAACTGAGCTAAAGGAGGTTGTTGTTTCAGCCAAGCCTCTGAAAAAAACTAAAAGATTAGTATTGGGACAAGAAAAAGCGGGCAATAAGTTTGGTTGGGTTCAAGGAACAGGTGCTGGAGCTGAAGCAGCCAGACTAATGAAACTGCTTAACAAAAAAATACTTTTAAAAACAGTTAGTATATATGTTGATAACCCAAAAGAGGAAAAATTTACCTTATTGGTTAACATTTATGAGCAAGATACTGTGACAAAGTTGCCCGGA
This genomic window contains:
- a CDS encoding erythromycin esterase family protein, which encodes MKATVKKQMASTLKKVGRGVHLVGFLVFPLFNFAQSKNERVTNLSGQWVSENVHSIKLNTDELKDLEFLKNEVGNKRIVAIGEQTHNDGATFQLRGKMIEYLIEEMGFEVILFEAGMFDLHYANESVKRSMQIDSLRNGILWFWKNANQHDHLFAYLQQQLQKGKELEFGGFDCKLTSSYGRKNGHYANMLKALVKTLDSQFFSSADFVSYLHVWDRIDADMKKGGLGSFSFKMNAREQADFLKQSQFIQQWLFNKGQLEWAQMVNTIDKGIVLYADFSIGKALFNKEWLLNLNNGRDSLMAENLQYQLATKYANKKVILFGATYHFARNIQTITPSKVRGLRLDKSVTTGGILHPMFHNEIYTIGFTAHEGTYGYVKKGGKGKSVKKASSKSLSYQLVNQKYDAAFVPLKNISADSQYWSNGAIIRFLDYKTDTAAPDWSAVMDAVVYIKTMTPITY
- a CDS encoding carboxypeptidase-like regulatory domain-containing protein, with product MLRKITNNPIMKALVTITIIFFSNLVHAQNINSNQKEKTPEQLSEVIFDHIEFNKDDVTSWVFDIVDTDSLKLVKLSNAVTFLGLTPNGPVRFEKDASLQYPDAFVLETAEIANYNQEGLAARITSLRKSLKKLNVILGRVGYSKKKETNAKVSGQLIKKEKPIGDNLLLSGIIKHGGSPLPYSTIGIRKTTLGTVSDAEGKFKLNIPKALFNEILTVSYVGYEDKNISILDIDNATELIVELNENITELKEVVVSAKPLKKTKRLVLGQEKAGNKFGWVQGTGAGAEAARLMKLLNKKILLKTVSIYVDNPKEEKFTLLVNIYEQDTVTKLPGRQLLKKIMIVNSTVKQGWLDVDLNYQNLVLDKPFFVSFQWPNQDIKIPFVGIGGSKAYTRASAFGPWKNSGDFDWVIKAEGIVLD